Within the Thermosynechococcaceae cyanobacterium Okahandja genome, the region GGGTCAAGTCCCCGGGGGATAAAGTGGCCAAGGGCGAAACAGTCTTAATTGTCGAATCGGACAAGGCGGATATGGATGTGGAGTCCTTCTACGATGGCTATTTGGCGGTCATTACCGTACCGGCGGGCGAGGTAGCTCCCGTTGGCTCGACCATTGGCTTAATTGCTGAAACGGAGGCGGAAATTGCCGCTGCGGAGGCAAAAGCAACCTCCCTAGGGAGTGCTAAACCTGCTGCTGAAACAGCACCCGCCAGCAATGGCGCTAGTGCCAGTGTGGCTCCGGTCGAAGTGGCCGCCGCACCCGCTCCTTCCGGTCGTATTGTTGCCTCTCCCCGTGCCCGCAAGTTGGCCAAAGAGCACAAGATTGATCTGAAAACCCTCAAGGGTACCGGCCCCAATGGGCGGATTACCGCCGCCGATGTGGAAGCCCTGTTGGGAGTGGCC harbors:
- a CDS encoding E3 binding domain-containing protein, which produces MIRELFMPALSSTMTEGKIVSWVKSPGDKVAKGETVLIVESDKADMDVESFYDGYLAVITVPAGEVAPVGSTIGLIAETEAEIAAAEAKATSLGSAKPAAETAPASNGASASVAPVEVAAAPAPSGRIVASPRARKLAKEHKIDLKTLKGTGPNGRITAADVEALLGVARAIFCARWSSVWSWK